The region GGAACCCTGAACATAAGGAGGAGCGCCTACGCACGGCTTTGTTAATGTTGGTGCGGGGCAGTCTATTTGCCCTGCTGGGGTTTCTCTCTCCTAAAGCGTTGGGGCTTTACTTTCTTAGTTATGTCGGCATGATCACCGTCCTGCGGTTTATGGATGCCTTTCAGCACACCTATGAGGTTTTTGCCCTGGGTGAACCACTGCCGAAACGCGATCGCATCTACGAGCAGGCGAATACTTTCTCAAACGTGGTTTCCCTGCGTTATCCCTGGCTCAATCTATTGCTACTCAACTTTGGCTACCACAACGCCCATCATGAACTGATGAAATGCCCCTGGCACAGCCTGCCCGAACTGGACAAGACCCTATTCACAGGTGCAGAACCCCACTACATTCCCCTGGGGCGTCTGCTCGGAAACTATCATCGCTATCGTGTCTCACGTATTTTCTCCGGCCAAGGCAGCGCGATCAACGAAACGGGAGAGCCAACGCTGGATCGTTTCTATGGTGGAATTGAGGTCTCATTTCTGCTACCGTCTTAAAGCTCTTTCCCTGGCCTACGCTTGTCCTCTCCCTTGCCCCAATCTCAAAAATCGACGCTCTCTGGGATTGGATTTGCGATCGCAACCGCTCTTCTTTTTGGTTCTGGCACGCCCCTCTCCAAACTACTGCTAGATCAAACAGACCCCTGGATGCTGGCGGGCCTTCTATTTCTGGGGGGCGGCTGTGGCCTCCTGCCTATCGTCCTATTGCGGCACCCATTCCAGAAGCCAGACTATGTTCAATCCGGAGAGTGGCGCTGGGTTTGGAGTTCAACGCTGGCCGGAGGCATCGCGCCTATCCTGTTAATGGTCGGTCTAAGTACAGCATCGGCTTCATCGGTTGCGCTACTGCTGAATTTTGAAGCCGTGTTCACTGCCATTTTGGCCTGGACCGTTTTCCGAGAACGCTGGCAGTGGCCGGTCTTTCTGGGCATTATCCCGATCACGGTGGGGGGCATTCTGCTTTCTCAATCCACTGAGGCTAAAGGAGCCGGATGGAGCTGGGGGTCGCTAGCGGTGCTGGGTACCTGTCTCGCCTGGGCCATCGACAGCAATTTGACGTTCCGAGTGTCTCATCGTGACCCGTTTCAGATTGCCTTGATCAAGAATGGGGTTGCGGGGATAGTGAACGTTGCGATCGCATCCTTGATTGGCCAGCAATTTCCCGACGGGTCTACGCTCATCCAGATCGGTGGCGTCGGCTTTCTTTGCTACGGACTCACCTATTGCTGTTTTGTCCTCGCGCTTCGATGCATTGGTTCCTCACGCACAGCGGCTTTCTTTGCCCTTGCCCCTTTAGTCGGTTCTGCCATCGCCGTTGTTGTGTTGCATGAAACGGTGACAGCAGGAGTTGCGATCGCAGCCCTAATCATGACCGGGGGCGCACTGCTCTGTGCATGGGAGCCGCAAGCACGATGATTAGGGAAGCCAGCGATCTCATGGGTTAGAAAGTTATCGCTTTTTGTATGGCTAACGAAAATTACAGGCGATGCCAGACCACAAATGGGTAATGACACCCTTGGGCTGATTATTAGAAAGCAAGCCAAATAAGCTATCGGAGGCATTAAACTCTGTGCCTAAACTACTTTCGATCACGTCAACGCGATAGCTTGCTTCCAAATCAGTCAGCGTTTTGCCTAAGCCAATACCATCAACGGTTGTCAAATTGGCACTCTCCGCCTCTGGACGCACTGACCAACCCACAAACTGATTCTGCATGGCGTTCATGGTTAAGCCATTCGGCCAACTGATAAAACTCATGGGGCCAGCACCGCACTCATT is a window of Acaryochloris thomasi RCC1774 DNA encoding:
- a CDS encoding DMT family transporter is translated as MPQSQKSTLSGIGFAIATALLFGSGTPLSKLLLDQTDPWMLAGLLFLGGGCGLLPIVLLRHPFQKPDYVQSGEWRWVWSSTLAGGIAPILLMVGLSTASASSVALLLNFEAVFTAILAWTVFRERWQWPVFLGIIPITVGGILLSQSTEAKGAGWSWGSLAVLGTCLAWAIDSNLTFRVSHRDPFQIALIKNGVAGIVNVAIASLIGQQFPDGSTLIQIGGVGFLCYGLTYCCFVLALRCIGSSRTAAFFALAPLVGSAIAVVVLHETVTAGVAIAALIMTGGALLCAWEPQAR
- a CDS encoding fatty acid desaturase family protein encodes the protein MTAAALEIKQFIQSKNRLWNAFAIAYTGLTYLGGIALFLLPQVGLNLLGVVVLTHSLLVSAYLAHELMHSNLFESRALNVAWGNVMLWINGAIYTPFDELMRLHIAHHVDRVDFYRFDLETFLKDLPTPLRQILLGLEWLYIPSLAFLLRFRVMLAPFWNPEHKEERLRTALLMLVRGSLFALLGFLSPKALGLYFLSYVGMITVLRFMDAFQHTYEVFALGEPLPKRDRIYEQANTFSNVVSLRYPWLNLLLLNFGYHNAHHELMKCPWHSLPELDKTLFTGAEPHYIPLGRLLGNYHRYRVSRIFSGQGSAINETGEPTLDRFYGGIEVSFLLPS